The following coding sequences are from one Paenibacillus tundrae window:
- the yyaC gene encoding spore protease YyaC, translating to MAAYKRELIRKQNRETRRSVQGEELDLFFHNIYQVHSPDEITFVCIGTDRSTGDALGPLTGSLLEGKGVGHVIGTMPYPCDADTLQQKLACIPPHQVIIAIDACLGPKAAIGHFYLFNQALNPAESVGGNLPSVGHYSVAAVVNANGPRPYTVLQMTSLHQVMNMSHMIAEAVLKAAVSGQTFHS from the coding sequence TTGGCAGCATATAAGCGGGAATTGATCCGCAAGCAGAATCGAGAAACCCGTAGAAGTGTGCAGGGAGAAGAGCTAGATTTATTTTTCCACAACATATATCAGGTTCACTCCCCAGATGAGATCACCTTTGTGTGTATTGGTACAGATCGTTCTACAGGTGATGCACTCGGGCCGTTAACAGGGAGTTTGCTGGAAGGAAAAGGAGTGGGGCATGTTATAGGAACAATGCCATATCCTTGTGATGCAGACACGCTGCAACAGAAGCTGGCATGCATCCCGCCACATCAAGTCATCATTGCCATTGATGCGTGTCTGGGGCCGAAGGCTGCGATAGGTCACTTTTACCTTTTTAATCAGGCCTTGAATCCAGCTGAATCTGTAGGGGGCAACCTGCCATCCGTCGGACATTATAGTGTAGCCGCTGTGGTGAATGCGAATGGGCCAAGACCATATACTGTGCTGCAAATGACGTCTCTTCACCAGGTGATGAACATGTCCCACATGATTGCAGAAGCCGTGTTGAAAGCAGCAGTTTCGGGACAAACGTTTCATTCCTGA
- a CDS encoding DUF1128 domain-containing protein, whose amino-acid sequence MDLTQASTANMEYMIEAIKTKLRMASGAAMQGSSFPLEKYEDLHDLYEMVMGKEHLSISEVEAVASELGNLRK is encoded by the coding sequence ATGGATTTAACGCAAGCAAGTACTGCCAACATGGAATATATGATTGAGGCAATCAAAACCAAATTGCGGATGGCGAGTGGAGCCGCAATGCAAGGATCATCTTTTCCACTGGAAAAGTATGAAGACCTTCACGATCTGTATGAGATGGTTATGGGAAAAGAACACTTGAGCATCTCTGAGGTTGAAGCTGTAGCTTCTGAACTTGGTAACCTGCGCAAGTAA
- a CDS encoding pirin family protein — protein MIKVVTSEERHTSDRGWIHSEFSFSFADYDDPSNAHFGCLLAHNDNTLMPQEGFKRHPHHDLEIVSYVISGTLKHTDTMGTEELLEPGTVQVMSAGTGVEHSETNPSTEEPVRFLQMWFLPSERKAKPTYTNRRFQPEDHLNRLCPIVSGQAGEGTEDALPIHQDVTCYLSKLESGKKLMYPQHEDRRTHLFLISGHISIECADGNFDLKPGDAARIRKSCDLQITGTGSEPAEFVLIDLP, from the coding sequence ATGATTAAAGTAGTGACATCGGAAGAAAGGCACACGTCGGATCGCGGTTGGATACACAGTGAGTTTAGCTTTTCTTTTGCAGATTATGATGACCCAAGCAATGCCCATTTTGGCTGCCTGTTAGCTCATAATGACAACACGCTGATGCCGCAAGAGGGCTTTAAGAGACATCCACATCATGATCTAGAGATTGTTAGTTATGTCATTTCAGGCACGTTGAAGCATACAGATACAATGGGAACAGAAGAATTGCTGGAACCCGGAACCGTACAAGTGATGAGTGCGGGGACAGGAGTAGAGCATTCGGAGACCAATCCTTCAACAGAGGAGCCGGTACGTTTTCTGCAAATGTGGTTCTTGCCTTCTGAGCGGAAAGCAAAGCCAACGTATACGAACCGGCGTTTTCAGCCGGAGGATCATCTGAACCGTTTGTGCCCTATCGTGTCAGGGCAAGCCGGGGAAGGCACGGAGGATGCGTTACCTATTCATCAGGACGTTACATGTTATTTGTCCAAATTGGAATCTGGCAAAAAGCTAATGTATCCACAACATGAAGATAGGCGGACACACCTTTTCCTGATCAGTGGTCATATCTCCATTGAATGTGCAGATGGCAACTTCGATCTTAAACCTGGAGATGCAGCACGAATTCGTAAGAGCTGTGATCTGCAGATCACTGGAACGGGCAGCGAGCCTGCTGAATTTGTATTGATTGATCTACCATAA
- a CDS encoding asparaginase: MESALLVKEYRAGEMECAHYGHISITDEYGKVVYSVGNPHFRAFTRSSAKPFQAIPGIRAGIASHYGLSAQEIAIMASSHRSEPVHIQVLEQLSAKIGLGEECLVCAASYPLNEESRNEWLRGQGEKRRILHNCSGKHLGILGYSQMKKVDLGSYAEREHPVQREILETMAYMAGIEQHEIQLGTDGCGFPVFSLPLSALSNAYLKLACPDLIEDASTRSAVETITAAMNEFPLMVGGTHRVDSVLLEDDNIVAKGGFKGVFGFALKKERLGITFKILDGSEEEWAWIAQSILEQIGYANQATIARLREIYPPDIRNDAGTIVGRAESEFILQSTKKSV; the protein is encoded by the coding sequence ATGGAGAGTGCCCTGTTAGTTAAAGAATACCGTGCTGGCGAGATGGAGTGCGCCCACTACGGTCACATAAGTATTACAGACGAATACGGTAAAGTGGTTTATTCAGTAGGTAATCCACATTTTAGAGCGTTTACGCGTTCATCAGCCAAACCGTTTCAAGCCATTCCAGGCATTCGTGCAGGAATTGCGTCTCACTATGGGTTATCTGCTCAAGAGATTGCTATTATGGCATCCTCACATCGATCAGAACCAGTTCATATCCAAGTATTGGAGCAGTTATCTGCCAAAATCGGACTGGGAGAAGAATGTCTAGTCTGTGCGGCGAGTTACCCTCTCAATGAGGAGAGTCGAAATGAATGGTTACGTGGTCAGGGAGAGAAGCGCCGGATTTTGCATAACTGTTCAGGGAAACACTTAGGTATTCTTGGATACAGTCAGATGAAGAAGGTTGATCTAGGCAGTTACGCTGAGCGAGAACATCCGGTACAGCGCGAGATTTTAGAGACGATGGCGTACATGGCCGGAATTGAGCAGCATGAAATTCAACTAGGGACGGATGGCTGCGGCTTTCCGGTATTTTCGTTGCCATTATCAGCATTATCGAACGCTTATCTGAAATTAGCCTGTCCAGATCTAATCGAGGATGCTTCGACACGCAGTGCGGTAGAGACCATTACAGCAGCAATGAACGAATTTCCACTCATGGTAGGTGGTACTCATCGCGTAGACTCTGTTCTACTGGAAGACGACAACATCGTAGCCAAGGGCGGATTCAAGGGTGTATTCGGTTTTGCGCTCAAAAAAGAAAGATTAGGCATCACCTTTAAGATCCTTGATGGTTCAGAGGAAGAATGGGCTTGGATTGCCCAGTCAATTCTTGAGCAGATTGGTTATGCGAACCAAGCAACGATTGCAAGGTTACGCGAAATATATCCACCAGATATCCGAAATGATGCTGGCACAATTGTAGGACGGGCAGAGAGTGAATTCATTTTACAATCAACTAAAAAAAGCGTATAA
- a CDS encoding phosphatase PAP2 family protein, with amino-acid sequence MLRNAQSSPSFLAKPNSPIRALLIWSIAGIVMSSVVVFLIAALASILGTDVILQWDHQIQRLFYLHSETRLQLFPFTSFITALGSFKISALAAIGFTLLFFLQRIPRFYLYGYALLGSFAIMWALNTGLKEIFQRSRPELEHLLVVHGYSFPSGHAMISMGFYGMLFVIWAIERQLRTSRPGIPILCGIIFVTLIGLSRIMLGVHYPSDVFTGFMAGLAWILCMIPAIKQRS; translated from the coding sequence ATGCTACGTAACGCCCAGTCCTCACCGAGCTTTTTGGCTAAACCCAATTCACCAATTCGTGCTCTACTTATATGGAGCATCGCAGGCATTGTCATGAGTTCTGTCGTTGTATTTCTTATTGCTGCTCTTGCCTCCATCCTGGGCACGGATGTGATTTTGCAATGGGATCATCAGATCCAACGTTTATTCTATCTTCATTCCGAAACTCGTCTTCAACTGTTTCCTTTCACTTCGTTTATTACTGCGCTTGGATCCTTTAAGATCTCTGCTCTCGCAGCCATCGGCTTCACGCTCCTGTTTTTCCTACAGCGAATTCCTCGGTTCTACTTGTATGGATATGCGTTATTGGGCAGTTTCGCCATTATGTGGGCACTGAATACTGGATTAAAAGAGATTTTCCAACGTAGCAGACCCGAGCTTGAGCATCTATTAGTTGTTCACGGCTATAGCTTTCCTAGTGGACATGCCATGATCTCCATGGGCTTTTACGGCATGCTCTTCGTCATCTGGGCTATTGAACGGCAATTACGAACATCCAGACCAGGAATTCCTATTTTATGTGGCATCATATTTGTAACGTTGATTGGTCTAAGTCGGATCATGTTAGGTGTTCATTATCCTTCCGATGTTTTCACTGGATTCATGGCAGGTCTAGCTTGGATTCTCTGCATGATTCCTGCTATTAAACAGCGGAGCTAA